The following proteins are encoded in a genomic region of Doryrhamphus excisus isolate RoL2022-K1 chromosome 6, RoL_Dexc_1.0, whole genome shotgun sequence:
- the LOC131131185 gene encoding calcitonin-1-like isoform X4 — MVMLKISAFLVAYALVICQMYCSQAAPARPGLESMSDRVRLTDYEARRLLNAIVKEFVQMTAEEQQATDGNSMDRPLTKRCSNLSTCVLGKLSQELHKLQTFPRTNVGAGTPGKKRRAPESERYASYGETFDTI; from the exons ATGGTTATGTTGAAGATCTCCGCTTTCCTCGTTGCCTACGCCCTGGTCATTTGCCAGATGTACTGCTCACAAGCCGCCCCCGCCAG ACCGGGTTTGGAGTCCATGTCAGACCGAGTGAGGCTCACGGACTACGAGGCACGAAGGTTACTCAATGCCATCGTAAAGGAGTTTGTGCAGATGACGGCCGAGGAGCAGCAAGCAACTGATGGGAACAG CATGGACAGACCCCTAACCAAGCGCTGCTCCAACCTCAGCACCTGCGTGCTGGGCAAACTGTCTCAGGAGCTGCACAAGTTGCAGACGTTCCCTCGCACCAACGTGGGAGCGGGCACGCCCGGCAAGAAGCGCAGAGCGCCCGAGAGCGAGCGTTATGCAAGCTACGGCGAGACTTTTGACACCATCTAA
- the LOC131131185 gene encoding calcitonin-1-like isoform X1 yields MSLFCFPALLAGTQENGTMVMLKISAFLVAYALVICQMYCSQAAPARPGLESMSDRVRLTDYEARRLLNAIVKEFVQMTAEEQQATDGNSMDRPLTKRCSNLSTCVLGKLSQELHKLQTFPRTNVGAGTPGKKRRAPESERYASYGETFDTI; encoded by the exons ATGTCACTCTTTTGTTTTCCTGCCTTGCTTGCTGGAACAcaagaaaat GGGACCATGGTTATGTTGAAGATCTCCGCTTTCCTCGTTGCCTACGCCCTGGTCATTTGCCAGATGTACTGCTCACAAGCCGCCCCCGCCAG ACCGGGTTTGGAGTCCATGTCAGACCGAGTGAGGCTCACGGACTACGAGGCACGAAGGTTACTCAATGCCATCGTAAAGGAGTTTGTGCAGATGACGGCCGAGGAGCAGCAAGCAACTGATGGGAACAG CATGGACAGACCCCTAACCAAGCGCTGCTCCAACCTCAGCACCTGCGTGCTGGGCAAACTGTCTCAGGAGCTGCACAAGTTGCAGACGTTCCCTCGCACCAACGTGGGAGCGGGCACGCCCGGCAAGAAGCGCAGAGCGCCCGAGAGCGAGCGTTATGCAAGCTACGGCGAGACTTTTGACACCATCTAA
- the LOC131131185 gene encoding calcitonin gene-related peptide-like isoform X3 gives MSLFCFPALLAGTQENGTMVMLKISAFLVAYALVICQMYCSQAAPARPGLESMSDRVRLTDYEARRLLNAIVKEFVQMTAEEQQATDGNSVTAQKRACNTATCVTHRLADFLSRSGGMGNSNFVPTNVGAKAFGRRRRSITM, from the exons ATGTCACTCTTTTGTTTTCCTGCCTTGCTTGCTGGAACAcaagaaaat GGGACCATGGTTATGTTGAAGATCTCCGCTTTCCTCGTTGCCTACGCCCTGGTCATTTGCCAGATGTACTGCTCACAAGCCGCCCCCGCCAG ACCGGGTTTGGAGTCCATGTCAGACCGAGTGAGGCTCACGGACTACGAGGCACGAAGGTTACTCAATGCCATCGTAAAGGAGTTTGTGCAGATGACGGCCGAGGAGCAGCAAGCAACTGATGGGAACAG CGTTACAGCACAGAAGCGAGCCTGCAACACAGCCACCTGCGTCACCCACCGCCTGGCCGACTTCCTGAGCCGGTCGGGAGGGATGGGCAACAGCAACTTTGTCCCCACCAATGTTGGCGCCAAAGCCTTTGGCCGGCGGAGGAGAAGCATCACAATGTGA
- the LOC131131185 gene encoding calcitonin gene-related peptide-like isoform X2 has product MSLFCFPALLAGTQENGTMVMLKISAFLVAYALVICQMYCSQAAPARPGLESMSDRVRLTDYEARRLLNAIVKEFVQMTAEEQQATDGNSSVTAQKRACNTATCVTHRLADFLSRSGGMGNSNFVPTNVGAKAFGRRRRSITM; this is encoded by the exons ATGTCACTCTTTTGTTTTCCTGCCTTGCTTGCTGGAACAcaagaaaat GGGACCATGGTTATGTTGAAGATCTCCGCTTTCCTCGTTGCCTACGCCCTGGTCATTTGCCAGATGTACTGCTCACAAGCCGCCCCCGCCAG ACCGGGTTTGGAGTCCATGTCAGACCGAGTGAGGCTCACGGACTACGAGGCACGAAGGTTACTCAATGCCATCGTAAAGGAGTTTGTGCAGATGACGGCCGAGGAGCAGCAAGCAACTGATGGGAACAG CAGCGTTACAGCACAGAAGCGAGCCTGCAACACAGCCACCTGCGTCACCCACCGCCTGGCCGACTTCCTGAGCCGGTCGGGAGGGATGGGCAACAGCAACTTTGTCCCCACCAATGTTGGCGCCAAAGCCTTTGGCCGGCGGAGGAGAAGCATCACAATGTGA